A region of the Rhizobium leguminosarum bv. trifolii WSM1325 genome:
TGCTCCAGGGCTTCGGTCAATTTCAGTGCACCTTGCCGCAAGCCCTCCTCGCGGGCGCGGGCCTCTGCCTCGACAATGGCCGAGCGTTGCGCCTGCTCGGCCGCCTGCAGCGCGAAGAAATAGGGCGTCAGCAGGTCGGCGATGATGCGGGCGCGTTCGATATCCTCCATCGTATAGACGCCCGCCCGGTGCGACGAGCAGGAAAGCGCCGCGATGATCGTGCCCTGCACCTTCATCGGCACATGCAAGCGGCTTCTCAGCGACTGTTCGACGATCGGCCGCTTGAACGCGCCCTCGAAGTGGAAACGAGGGTCGGTCATGGCGTCGTCCGCCAGCAGGAAATCCACCTCGCCCCAGAGCAGCGCGCGGATGGGGCTGTTGACAACAGGCGCACCGGCAAGCCCGCCCCAGGCGGTCTCGATGCCCGTCTCATAGGCCGTGTGGTAGTTACCGCCCTCAAGCAGCACGCAGACATCGAGGTGGTCGTGCGGGATGATATGGGCGACCTCGGCCGCGACGGAACGGATAGCCGAGCGGAAGTCGAGCTGGCCCGCGAGCAGCCGGGAAATGCCGAGATAATGGTCGAACATGGCTGCGGGTACGAGATGCAGCATCGTCAGTTCCTCCCCGAGGCGGCAGCAGGCTCCTCAACCCGCCGCGACCATTCGCAGTAAGCGCCCGCGGAAGCGCCGCCGTCTTGCGTAAACCCGCAGCTTGTTGCGCAAATCCCGCAAACGGATTGCCGCCTTGCCCCTGTACAGGCCGGTCGATCTCCCGCATCCTGCCCTTACTGAGAGGAGGAAGCTCAGTGCAAGAACAATTTTCACTCGGACCCAATTGGGCCGGCAGGAGTGAAGCGATCCGCCGACCAGCGCGATCATCAGGGAGGAAGACATGACAATCCGTAAGATGCTTCTGGCATCGGCCGCTATTGCTTGCGCCGCGATGCCCGTTTCCGCCTTTGCCGAGACATCGGCCAAGAAAATCGCCCTTTCCAACAACTATGCCGGCAATTCGTGGCGCCAGGCCATGCTGACGAGTTGGGGCAAGGTGACGGGCGAAGCCGTGAAGGCCGGCACCGTTGCCGCAGCCGACCCTTTCACCACCGCCGAGAACCAGGCGACGGAACAGGCCGCGCAGATCCAGAACATGATCCTGCAGGGTTATGACGCCATCGTGCTGAACGCCGCCTCGCCGACGGCGCTGAACGGTGCGGTCAAGGAAGCCTGCGACGCCGGGATCACCGTCGTGTCCTTCGATGGTATCGTCACCGAACCCTGCGCCTGGCGTATCGCCGTCAACTTCAAGGAAATGGGCCGCAGTGAGGTCGAGTACTTATCGAAGAAACTTCCGGACGGCGGCAACCTGCTCGAGATCCGCGGCCTTGCCGGTGTCTTCGTCGACGACGAAATCTCGGCGGGCATCCACGACGGTGTCAAGCAGTTCCCGCAGTTCAAGATTGTTGGCTCCGTTCACGGCGACTGGGCGCAGGACGTGGCGCAGAAGGCTGTTGCCGGCATCCTGCCGAGCCTGCCCGACATCGCCGGCGTCGTAACGCAGGGCGGTGACGGCTATGGCGCCGCACAGGCGATTGCCGCAACCGACCGGAAGATGCCGATCATTATCATGGGCAACCGCGAGGACGAACTGAAGTGGTGGAAGGAGCAGAAGGACGCGAAGAGCTACGAGACCATGTCCGTATCCATCGCGCCAGGCGTCTCCACACTCGCTTTCTGGGTGGCCCAGCAGATCCTCGACGGTAAGGAAGTCAAGAAGGACCTCGTCGTGCCCTTCCTGCGCATCGACCAGGACAATCTCGAAACCAACCTCGCCAATACCCAGGCCGGCGGCGTCGCCAACGTGGAATACACGCAGGCAGACGCAATCAAGGTCATCGAGTCCGCAAAGTAATTCTCCCGGCGACTGCCGCGCATCCGCAGAAGGTCGCGCGGCATTTTTTTTCAAGCAGGCATGGCGGGCAGCATGGATGACGTTTTGAAGGCGGTGATCGCCGTCGATGGCGCCAAGGTGAGTTTCGGCGCAGTCAGGGCACTCGATGGCGTGACCCTTCGCGTCATGCCGGGCGAATGCGTCGGGCTTGTCGGACACAATGGCGCCGGCAAGTCCACCATCGTCAGCGTCATCAACGGCGGTCTCACACCGCACGAAGGAGGTGTGGCAAGCGACGGCGAACGGCTGGAGCGTTATGGCATCAACGCTGCGCGTGCCCGCGGTGTGCGCTGCGTCTTCCAGGAGCTTTCGCTCTGCCCCAACCTTTCGATCGTCGAGAACACGCGCATCATGCATCGCCATCTCGGAGGCTTCGGCTGGCGAAGGCGCGCCGCACAAATCATCGAAACGAGCCTCGACGCCGTCTTTCCCGGCCATGGCATCGACAGCAGCCGGGCCGTGGGGGATCTTTCGATCGCCGAGCGGCAGATGGTCGAGATATCAATGGCCTTTTCCGACGCCGGCATTGCGCCGCGTCTGGTGATCCTCGACGAACCGACCTCGTCGCTCGATGCAAGCCTTGCCCGGCAGATGCTCGACCATGTCCGCCGCTTCATCGCCACGGGCGGGTCCGTCATCTTCATCTCTCATATCCTGCACGAGATCCTCGGGACCTCCGACCGCATCGTCGTCATGAAGGACGGCCGCGTCGTCGCCGAGCGCCCGGCGCAGGGCTTCGACCATCACGGCCTCGTCGAAGCAATGGGCACTGTTGCGAAGGAGGAAACCAAGCGCTCGGCCCGCGAACAATCCATCGCTCCGCTCATTCTGTCCCATCAGGCGAAGGGTCTTCCCTTTGCGGCCCGCAAGGGCGAGATCATCGGACTGGCGGGTCTGGCCGGCCATGGGCAGACCGAGCTCCTGCTTGCCCTGCATGCCGCCCAGTCGAGCAACTGGCTGCCCCAGCGCGATCCGCTCGTCACCTTCGTTGCCGGCGACCGCCGCCTAAACGGCGTCTTCGAACTCTGGAGCATCCTGCGCAACTTCTCCATCGCCTCGCTCGGTGACCTCTCCCGGCGCGGCCTCATCCTCGCGGGCGAAGAAGAGGCGAAGGGCGCCGACTGGAAGCGGCGGATCGAGATCCGCACGCCCGATATGGACAACCGCATCCTGTCGCTTTCGGGCGGCAACCAGCAGAAGGTGCTCTTTGCCCGCGCGCTTGCGACGCGCGCACCTGTCGTCCTGATGGACGATCCGATGCGCGGTGTCGACGTCGGCACCAAGCAGGAGGTCTACGCGATCATCCGCGAGGAAGCGGCGCGCGGCCGCACCTTCATCTGGTACTCGACCGAGATGGACGAGGTTCGCCTCTGCGACCGCGTCTACGTCTTCCGCGAAGGCCGCATCACGGCCGAACTCGCCGGCGACGCGGTCAACGAGAAGAACATCATCGCCGCCTCCTTCGAAGGGGTCGCCGCATGACGTTCCGGCTGTCGTCCGACGCCCTGCGTCTAGCCATTCCCGCCCTATCGCTGACGCTGCTGCTCGCCGCCGTCTTCTGGCTGCAGCCGCGCGCCATGAGCTATGTCGGGCTCAACCTGCTGTTCAACCTGGCTGTGCCGATCGCGCTTGCGACGATCGCCCAGATGATCGTGATGGCGGTCAACGATCTCGATCTCTCGATGGGCGCCTTCGTCAGCTTCGTCGCCTGCGTCACCGCGACCTTTCTGCGGGATGCCCCGGTGATCGGCGTGCTGATCCTGGCCGGCGCGATCGCAACCTATGCGGGCCTCGGCGTCGTCATCTATCTACGCAACCTGCCGTCCATTGTCGTGACCCTTGGCATGAGCTTCGTCTGGGGTGGCCTTGCCGTCCTGCTGCTGCCGGCACCGGGCGGGCAGGCGCCGGACTGGGTGCGCTGGCTGATGACCGTCAAGCCGCCGCTGGCGCCGATGGCGATCGTCGCCAGCATCGTCATCGCCTTGGTCGCCCACCTTCTCGTCATGCGGTCGTCGCTCGGCGTGCTGATGCGCGGCATTGGCGGTAACCAGCGTTCGGTCGAGCGCGCCGGCTGGTCGATTGTCGGGGCGCGCGCTGCCGCCTATGGTCTTGCCGGCCTCTTTGCGGTGCTCGCCGGCATCGCCCTCGTCGGCCTGACCACCTCGGCTGATGCCAATATCGCGTTGCGCTACACGCTGCTTTCGATCGCCGGCGTGATCCTCGGCGGCGGCGAGTTCATCGGCGGCCGCGTTTCCCCGATCGGCGCCGTCATCGGCGCGCTGACACTGACTCTTGCCGGCTCGTTCCTGTCCTTCCTGCGCATTTCGCCGGACTGGCAGATCGGGGCTCAGGGCGCGATCCTGATCATCGTGCTGGCACTTCGGCTGATGCTGAACCGCCTGGAGAAGCGGGAGAAACGCCGATGACCCCGCTCCTGCGCCTGTTCCGCAAACCCTGGATCTGGTCGTGGCTTGCCGCCTTTGTCGTCTGGTTCCTGACGATCATGGTGACGTTCGGCGCCAGCACGCTTGGCCTGTCGCAGGCAGCACTCACCTTCGCGGCTTTCTCGGTCATCGTCGGCATCGGCCAGATGTTCGTCATCACGCTCGGCCCCGGCAACATCGATCTCTCGGTTCCCGCCACCATGACGCTTGCCGGCACGGTTGCGCTGAAGCTGATGAATGTCGAAAACGGCATGATCCTGCCCGGGCTTCTCGTCGCCATCGTCATCGGCCTTGTCGTCGGCCTCGGCAATTATGCGCTCATCAAGGCGCTGCGCATTCCGCCGATCATCGCCACGCTTTCCATGAGCTTCATCGTCCAGTCCGCAGCGATCTGGACGAACCGCGGATTGCGCATCAAGCCGCCGAGCCTGCTGGCGGAGTTCACCACGTCGAACACGCTCGGCGTGCCGAATGTGGCGATCGTCGCATTCCTGATCTCGCTGCTGGCCTGGTTCCTGCTCGAGAAGACGATCTACGGACGCTGGATCTCGGCGATCGGGCAGAGCATGCCGGCAGCGCGCATGGCCGGCATACCGGTCGATGGCACGCGTTTCGTCACCTACCTTTTCTGTGCGG
Encoded here:
- a CDS encoding inner-membrane translocator (PFAM: inner-membrane translocator~KEGG: ret:RHE_PF00484 sugar ABC transporter, permease protein), yielding MTPLLRLFRKPWIWSWLAAFVVWFLTIMVTFGASTLGLSQAALTFAAFSVIVGIGQMFVITLGPGNIDLSVPATMTLAGTVALKLMNVENGMILPGLLVAIVIGLVVGLGNYALIKALRIPPIIATLSMSFIVQSAAIWTNRGLRIKPPSLLAEFTTSNTLGVPNVAIVAFLISLLAWFLLEKTIYGRWISAIGQSMPAARMAGIPVDGTRFVTYLFCAVLASVAGYLLACFSGGAALNMGTEYLLMSIAVVVIGGTAVAGGDSNVPGIWGASLFMFLVVSMLNTYGFGAGIRLIMTGLIIISVIMLAGGRRAGMR
- a CDS encoding inner-membrane translocator (PFAM: inner-membrane translocator~KEGG: ret:RHE_PF00483 sugar ABC transporter, permease protein); this translates as MTFRLSSDALRLAIPALSLTLLLAAVFWLQPRAMSYVGLNLLFNLAVPIALATIAQMIVMAVNDLDLSMGAFVSFVACVTATFLRDAPVIGVLILAGAIATYAGLGVVIYLRNLPSIVVTLGMSFVWGGLAVLLLPAPGGQAPDWVRWLMTVKPPLAPMAIVASIVIALVAHLLVMRSSLGVLMRGIGGNQRSVERAGWSIVGARAAAYGLAGLFAVLAGIALVGLTTSADANIALRYTLLSIAGVILGGGEFIGGRVSPIGAVIGALTLTLAGSFLSFLRISPDWQIGAQGAILIIVLALRLMLNRLEKREKRR
- a CDS encoding sugar ABC transporter, substrate-binding protein (KEGG: ret:RHE_PF00481 sugar ABC transporter, substrate-binding protein), whose translation is MTIRKMLLASAAIACAAMPVSAFAETSAKKIALSNNYAGNSWRQAMLTSWGKVTGEAVKAGTVAAADPFTTAENQATEQAAQIQNMILQGYDAIVLNAASPTALNGAVKEACDAGITVVSFDGIVTEPCAWRIAVNFKEMGRSEVEYLSKKLPDGGNLLEIRGLAGVFVDDEISAGIHDGVKQFPQFKIVGSVHGDWAQDVAQKAVAGILPSLPDIAGVVTQGGDGYGAAQAIAATDRKMPIIIMGNREDELKWWKEQKDAKSYETMSVSIAPGVSTLAFWVAQQILDGKEVKKDLVVPFLRIDQDNLETNLANTQAGGVANVEYTQADAIKVIESAK
- a CDS encoding ABC transporter related (PFAM: ABC transporter related~SMART: AAA ATPase~KEGG: ret:RHE_PF00482 sugar ABC transporter, ATP binding protein) gives rise to the protein MDDVLKAVIAVDGAKVSFGAVRALDGVTLRVMPGECVGLVGHNGAGKSTIVSVINGGLTPHEGGVASDGERLERYGINAARARGVRCVFQELSLCPNLSIVENTRIMHRHLGGFGWRRRAAQIIETSLDAVFPGHGIDSSRAVGDLSIAERQMVEISMAFSDAGIAPRLVILDEPTSSLDASLARQMLDHVRRFIATGGSVIFISHILHEILGTSDRIVVMKDGRVVAERPAQGFDHHGLVEAMGTVAKEETKRSAREQSIAPLILSHQAKGLPFAARKGEIIGLAGLAGHGQTELLLALHAAQSSNWLPQRDPLVTFVAGDRRLNGVFELWSILRNFSIASLGDLSRRGLILAGEEEAKGADWKRRIEIRTPDMDNRILSLSGGNQQKVLFARALATRAPVVLMDDPMRGVDVGTKQEVYAIIREEAARGRTFIWYSTEMDEVRLCDRVYVFREGRITAELAGDAVNEKNIIAASFEGVAA